The genome window GTAGACAATAGCAATATCTTTTGTGGCAGGTTTTACAATTTTTAGTGTAATGATACAATTATGGGATGATGCAATGTTTTGTATGGTTATGCCTTCAGGATTATCGCACACAAAATTTTTTGATGGTTTATAATGCAGCGTGCACTGGTTAAAAAGCTTTTGCAAAAGTTTGATTTCATCGTCATTGTTATAAAATATCCTTAGCCTCCCACCTGTTGCGTTTTTCCATTTTATAAGTGGGACCAGTGGCATGCTATTGGTGTTTGTGATTATGACATCACGGATATTTGCAGGATCAATCTGAAGTTGTGCAAATGCACTGTAGTAGCGTGTTGGGATATCAATAGTGCTGAAAGAACTATTTTTATAAACAATCGTAGCTCCATCAGTTATAACAAAACCGCAACCAGCATATCGTGAATTTTTGGAATATTCTGATAGCTTGGTGTGGACAAGAACATCGCCAGGATATTCCTTGTGGATTTCTTTTAAGTCAAACATTGTTTTCTGGTTGTGGAGTATCTTAAAGTTACTATCGGTATAAAAAACACCTAAAAATGTTTCTTTGTCGGAGATAATCTGTTCCTTGGAAAGCTGTGGTATGTCTTCTTCAATGTCAACGATAGTTGCATTATTGAGGTCAAGCCCAAAAAGCTTTTGAAATTCAAGATAGCGCTTTACAATAAGCTTACTGCCAATATACCGGTTTGACGAAAGATAGCGAGGGTCAATGTTATACTGTTCACAGGCCGGGTTGCCAGTTATAAGATCAGTAATAATGATATTCTCAATTAAGGGGATAATACGCGGTGTCAGTGACAGGCTATTGCCAATGCGTATAAATGGTTTTTCATCTTCTAATGAATCGCCGGTAAATACAATAAAACATTCAGGTGAAATTATAAATAGCCTGTCATCATCATTTTTAATTATGTGTGAAAGTTCCATATCCCTCCATTGCCATAATGTGTGATGTTGTTTTAAGAATGGCAATAAATTCATTATTATTTTTTGCATTCAGTATTTGTAACACGACATTAGGATTTGAACATAGCTGAGCTAACTTTGATATGATAAAAATCTGCACATCATTATCATATTGAGGTGTTATGACCATAAAAATTACTTTTGCAGGTTTACCATCAGGGGCATCAAAATCCAGCCCCTGCGGATGTGTTGCGCATATAACGGCAGGCATTTTGAAGCGTATAAATAATTCGCTGAAAAATTTTGCAACAATCAGCATTATACTGATTGAAAGTAATAATGTTAATATTTCATTGGAAGATACATGCATCAGTGTGATTCCACAATATTTACAATTGTATTGTTAACTATATATGACAGCAAGAATCTTTGCTGGTGAATCGGTTGCCGTATCCACTCTATGTGGTACTATTGAATCATAGTAAATACAGTCACCGGGATATAAAATGTCAGAGTAGTCGGCCAGTTGTATTTTTACCTGGCCTTCAAGTACATAGATAAATTCTTCGCCTTCGTGACTGTATGGCTGCCCGCCGGTAACAGGTTCAAGCGTTACAATAAAGGGCTCCATGTGCCGGTTAACTTTTTCAGGTGCCAGGGATTCATACGTATATCCGTATCGTACTCCCTCTTTTGATGCAACACGTGAAGTCAACTGGCGTTCACTGCTCCGAACAATGGTAAATGGTGCTTCTGTCGTCTGCCCAAAGAATCTTCCCATCTCTAAGTTAAGGGCATGGGAAATTTTAATTAACGCGCCTAATGGTGGTGATATAAGATGATTTTCTATCTGGGAAATAAATGCAGAAGAAAAGCCAGTCTTTTCAGCCAATTCATTTAATGACATGCCTTTGGCTTCACGGAATTCCTTTATTTTTTCACCAACTTTAATTTCGCTCATAAAAACTCCTATAAAATATAATATTTAATAAGATTTCTCCTCGCTTTCGCTCGTCGAAATGACAGAGTGTGCTTCGCTCGTCGAAATAATAAAAAGAGCTTTCGTTCGTTAAAATAACAAAATGTAAATGTCATTTAGTGTATTACTCTTGTCATTTCGAGCGAAGCGAGAAATCTTTGCTTAGTAAGGGAAGATTTCTCCTCGCTTTCGCTCGTCGAAATGACAGAGTGTGCTTCGCTCGTAAAAAATGACAGAGTGTGCTTAACTCGTAAAAATGACAGAGTATGTTTCACTCGTCGAAATGACAGAGTGTGCTTCGCTCGTCGAAATAATAAAAAGAGCTTTCGTTCGTTAAAATAACAAAATGTAAATGTCATTTAGTGTATTACTCTTGTCATTTCGAGCGAAGCGAGAAATCTTCCCAATCCTCAGTCAAATCTTTCCATTCAGGATTTATACTCATTACTAAATTGTTCTTCTTTTCTCGACGCCATTTTTTAATTTCCTTTTCACGAGTAATTGCCATATGAACATCTTTTGTGTACTCATAATAAACAAGTTTATTAACATTGTACTTTTTTGTAAAACCATCAAGCATTTTATTTTTATGTTCATACATTCTTCTTCTAAGATCATTTGTTATACCAATATACATAACTTTATTATTCCAGTTAGTGAGGATGTAAACATAAAAATTGAGGTTACTCATAAGATTTCTCCTCGCTTTCGCTCGTCGAAATGACAGAGTATGCTTCACTCGTAAAAATGACAGAGTATGCTTCACTCGTAAAAAATGACAGAGTGTGCTTAACTCGTAAAAATGACAGAGTATGTTTCACTCGTCGAAATGACAGAGTATGCTTAACTCTTAAAAATGATAAAAAAGCTTGTGCTCGTTAAAATTACAAAATGTAAATGTCATTTAGTGTATTACTCTTGTCATTTCGAGCGAAGCGAGAAATCTTTGCTTAGTAAGGGAAGATTTCTCCTCGCTTTCGCTCGTCGAAATGACAGAGTGTGCTTCGCTTGTCGAAATGACAGAGTGTGCTTCGCTCGTCGAAACATATAGTATTGCATCTTATTCTGATTATTATAAACTTTTGTGGTATCTCCTTAAAAATATAGATAGTATACTTAGGTACTACGTGTAGGGTTTTAAGAAAAAAAGTCAAACAGAATATACGTAAACCAAAAAATCAAACTTGATTGTGGATATATGTTTTTCAGGATGCGCAGATAGGATTTTTATAAAAATTTTGATGCTGGCAACTGAGGTGTTATTTTTGAAGAAGATTTATTATTCTCTTACTTTAGAAAAAATATATTACTTAAAATGTGGACATATGGGGGTGTCCCAAAAGATACATCTTTGCAATTTCTTAGCACTCTTGTCATTGCGAGGAACGAAGTGACGAAGCAATCCCATAGTTGCGAGCGCCGCAGGTGCGTGGTAATCTTGTCTTCTGCAGCATTGGGATTGCTTCGCTACGCTCGCAATGACATTGCACACACGTCATTGCAAGCCCCACGTTTTGTTGTGAGAAGGCTCCACTCCACTTATTATTTTATAAAATAATTTTTGCAATATAAGGGTTAATTAAATATGATATACCAAAGAATCCTCCAGCAACTATTGCATAATTTGAATCTAATAGCTCTATTGAAGTAACGGACAAAGATGCCCCTTGGGGTAAAAAGTTTGTATCAAGTGTGCCATCAGGATTAAGTCTTACAATGCCTGGTACATAACAACATAAAACATTAAATTTTTTAATTTCACTATAGTGAAATAAATGTCATGCGAGTGAAAATTAATTCTTATTATTAAAAAAATATAGTATAAAAATAATTAATGTGTTGACATTTATCTGTCAATAATATTTTTGTAGAAAATGAATAAAAAATAATAAAAAGTATACAGGCTATGTTTTTTATTAATGGATTTTGTCCCGGCTTAAGGAAAAAAAACATATTATTGTGCTGTTTTGTGGGGATACTGCTGATTATTATTGGATGTACCAGGATTGGCCCTTACCAGTCAAAAAATACAGATCTTAGTGAAAATTATTTATCGGTGGTATCCCACACACCTTTATCAAATGAAATAGTATTTGCCAATAGCTCTGTTACTGTAACCTTTTCCCATGATATTGATATGAACACGGTTAATGCTACCACATTCTATGTAGTGGATGAGAGAAATCTCATAGTAAGTGGTACCTATGTTTATATACCTGCAGCAAAAACAGTGCGTTTCACGGCAAATGATGGCTTTGCATGGGGTGAAAAATATACTGTATATATTACCACCGGGGTATATAATACCAGTGGATTACATATGAAGGATGGTTATAGCTGGTCTTTTTCCATTGCACCATATTATGACCTGCAAAATCCGAGTATTGATACTTCGTCAGTGCAGCCGTCAGGAAGCAATGTAAATAAAAATGCAAGTATAACATTTAGAATTATTGATAATGGGCATATAGATGTTGCAAGCATTCCTTCAGGTGTACGTATACTGGATGTTAATGGGGAGAATATTCCATATAATTATTGGTACAATGCGGAAAATAAAGAGATTATTTGTACACCATTGCAGCCACTAATAGAAGGTTTGACGTATACTGTATATGTAACCAGCGACTTGCATGATGAGGCGGGCAATCCGCTGGATAATCCGTATAGCTGGCAGTTTACCGTGCAGGCAGTACCTCCACAGGTACTATCGGTTTACCCTGTTAATGGACAAACCAATGTATCGGTTGGTGAATATATTGTAGTAACTTTTAGCGAACCGGTACAGGAAAGTACATTGGCACAGGGCCTGCTTATTGAGGATAGCACAGGAAGTAGCATTGCAGGCACATTGCAGTATAATCCTGAAAATTATACCGCTACGTTTATCCCCGATAACCTTAACTTTGACACTGATTACACAGTAACTATCTCAACTGAAATTAAAGATACCAGTGGTATACCGCTTGCGCAAAACTTTACCAGCACATTTAGAACAATGCAGGAGAATATACAGCCTGAAATTATCAGCGTAACTCCTGTAAGCCCCATTGATGTGGAAACAGTATTCCAAATAGATTTTAGTGAACCAATGAATGATGCTTCGCTATATACTAGTATTATTTTGCGCGATAGTTATGGCCATATAATCCCTGTCACGATTGATTATGATGAACTTACCTATTGCTGTACAGTTACACCCTACAGTAACCTTGCTGGCTTTTATGAATATGTTCTGGAGGTTACCACTGATGCAACTGATATTCACGGTAATCCCTTGATTCAGAATTATTCGTATGCATATGTAACCAATCCATTTCCAACCAATACTGTGGTACTTGTCTATATGCCAGCTGATTATACGGGTGGTGAGTATATCATACATGACATCAATGAATTAATACAGGGATCGGTAAATATTAACCCTGCAATGTTACGAATAGTAGGTTTTGCAGATTATCAGTATGATAACAACACACAACTGTTTGAAAGTATATATGGTTGCAGGCGTGATATTCCATTGTCTGCTGCTGGATTTAATAGCAATGAATGTGATATGGCAAATAAAGATACAATACAAACAGTGCTTAATTTTATCCACAGTAACTATCACCCCCAACAAATACTTTTTGTGCTGCTTGATAGAACGGTACGGCCACTGTGGTGCATAGCACACGATGCAACATCAAACTCATATTTAACACTGCATGATTTTGCAGAAGCAATTAAAAACTATACTATACCGGTAGTAGCAATGGATGCGCCGGTAAAAAGTACTGTAGAAGTAGCCTATGAACTGAGAAGTGAAAAAACGGGGACTCACTATATGGTGGCCTCTCAGGGTGATGTGCTTGCGGGTGGTTTTAACTATACAGCACTTGCCAATGCACTCTATTCAACGCTGAACCAGCAGCCGCCACCGGCTAATATGGCTTATGCAATTGCCCAAAGCATTTGTAGCACCAGCGCATATCCGCTTCCAG of Spirochaetota bacterium contains these proteins:
- a CDS encoding Ig-like domain-containing protein, encoding MGILLIIIGCTRIGPYQSKNTDLSENYLSVVSHTPLSNEIVFANSSVTVTFSHDIDMNTVNATTFYVVDERNLIVSGTYVYIPAAKTVRFTANDGFAWGEKYTVYITTGVYNTSGLHMKDGYSWSFSIAPYYDLQNPSIDTSSVQPSGSNVNKNASITFRIIDNGHIDVASIPSGVRILDVNGENIPYNYWYNAENKEIICTPLQPLIEGLTYTVYVTSDLHDEAGNPLDNPYSWQFTVQAVPPQVLSVYPVNGQTNVSVGEYIVVTFSEPVQESTLAQGLLIEDSTGSSIAGTLQYNPENYTATFIPDNLNFDTDYTVTISTEIKDTSGIPLAQNFTSTFRTMQENIQPEIISVTPVSPIDVETVFQIDFSEPMNDASLYTSIILRDSYGHIIPVTIDYDELTYCCTVTPYSNLAGFYEYVLEVTTDATDIHGNPLIQNYSYAYVTNPFPTNTVVLVYMPADYTGGEYIIHDINELIQGSVNINPAMLRIVGFADYQYDNNTQLFESIYGCRRDIPLSAAGFNSNECDMANKDTIQTVLNFIHSNYHPQQILFVLLDRTVRPLWCIAHDATSNSYLTLHDFAEAIKNYTIPVVAMDAPVKSTVEVAYELRSEKTGTHYMVASQGDVLAGGFNYTALANALYSTLNQQPPPANMAYAIAQSICSTSAYPLPGGEVDKRSLALIDLQQIKAAADTMNTVVPVCQSIYITNPSTIDTARFAAHFYYPIPWYVDLVEFLQATGNATLINTANSFSGCVLKKVMPAGNTHSGLSIMFTTKTHEQWYETSNPYSLDFLDYNWDEFLQNEHFGLYKDADEPENDREEGLIAFTVTISSGSIQLTKYNYIHDPYDIDIYTVNVNPKAGAVYELTQFHTKVINNENKKWNKIACNDDGSVIAATAQNGYIYVSTNGGSTWNECTGAGSGDWRGITVSESGAFIAASVNGGYIYTSDNYGASWVERTVAGTRNWRGITCSADGEKLAAVVYGGNIYTSSDGGNSWQAREQIRNWIGIAGSEDGQKLLAAVYNGYLYNSANGGESWGMLSQPGQGSWMEVASSSDGQVLVAVALNGNIMISADYGVSWVARNIPGSPVCQAVSITDDGSSIAVVCGKKIYVSNDYGQSWLLLYENAYQSWSSIWYAGNGHKILATVNSSNTGITNGTLTIDITGIPENCEVALGIINQSGEYVVDPDTLHSGIGGQIHYQLGINTDRFEQYHLYLVPVNIMGWSMNTKEQYTLQLQYNKN
- a CDS encoding delta-60 repeat domain-containing protein; translated protein: MKKFNVLCCYVPGIVRLNPDGTLDTNFLPQGASLSVTSIELLDSNYAIVAGGFFGISYLINPYIAKIIL
- a CDS encoding cupin domain-containing protein, which gives rise to MSEIKVGEKIKEFREAKGMSLNELAEKTGFSSAFISQIENHLISPPLGALIKISHALNLEMGRFFGQTTEAPFTIVRSSERQLTSRVASKEGVRYGYTYESLAPEKVNRHMEPFIVTLEPVTGGQPYSHEGEEFIYVLEGQVKIQLADYSDILYPGDCIYYDSIVPHRVDTATDSPAKILAVIYS
- a CDS encoding PTS sugar transporter subunit IIA, with the translated sequence MHVSSNEILTLLLSISIMLIVAKFFSELFIRFKMPAVICATHPQGLDFDAPDGKPAKVIFMVITPQYDNDVQIFIISKLAQLCSNPNVVLQILNAKNNNEFIAILKTTSHIMAMEGYGTFTHN
- a CDS encoding GIY-YIG nuclease family protein, encoding MSNLNFYVYILTNWNNKVMYIGITNDLRRRMYEHKNKMLDGFTKKYNVNKLVYYEYTKDVHMAITREKEIKKWRREKKNNLVMSINPEWKDLTEDWEDFSLRSK